The genome window ATTCAGGTGCCTCCGCTCATCGTCGCGCGACCGTGCTCAGGTCTCGCGCGGCGCCGGGGCGGCGGCGGGGAGCCCCCGCAGGCGCCGCCACCAGGGCGTGATGGCCGGCAGGAGGAAGAAGAAGATCGCCACGGCCGTGATCGCGCCCGCGATCGGCCGGGTCAGGAAGATGGTCAGCGAGCCCTGCGACATGATGAGGCTCTGGCGCAGCGCGTTTTCGGCGAGGTCGCCGAGGACGAGGGCCAGCACCAGCGGGGCCAGGGGGTAGTCCAGCTTCTTGAAGACGTAGCCCACCACGCCGAAGATCAGCATGTACCAGATGTCGATCATACTGTTGTGGACCGCGTAGGACCCGATCGCGCAGACGATGACGATCAGCGGGGTCAGGATCGCGAAGGGGATCCTGAGGATCGCGGCAAAGAAGGGCACGAACGCCAGCACCATGAGCACGCCGATCACGTTGCCGGTGTACATGCTGGCGATCAGGCCCCACACGAACTCCGGATTGTCGACGAACAACATCGGGCCCGGCTGCAGCCCCCAGATGATGAGTCCGCCCAGCATCACCGCCGCCGTCGGCGAGCCCGGGATGCCGAGCGTGATCATCGGCAGCATGGCCGCCACGCCGGCGGCGTGGGCGGCGGTCTCCGGGGCCACGATGCCCTCGATCTCGCCCTTGCCGAACCGCTCGGGGTTCTTGGAGAAGCGCTTGGCGAACGCGTAGCTCATGAACGAGGCGGGGGTGGCCCCGCCGGGCTTGAACCCCATCCAGAAGCCGATGACCGAGCCGCGGATGAACGTCCGGTAATAGCGCGGTAGGATCTTCCAGGTGTCGAGCACCACCCGGAGGTTCATGGCCGTTCTGGCACCCTGGAACTTCAGCCCTTCCTCCACTGAGAGGAGGATCTCGCCGATCCCGAACAGGCCGATGACGGCCACGATGAAGTCGAACCCTTTCATGAGGTCGGTGAAGCCGAAGGTCAGCCGCAGCTGACCGGTCACGATGTCCAGGCCGACCGAGGCCAGGATGAACCCGATGAGAATCGAGGCCAGCGACTTCAGCGGGTTACCACCTCCCAGGCCCACGAAGCTCGAGAACGTGAGGAACTGGATGGCGAAGAACTCCGGCGGACCGAACTTGAGGGCGATCTCGGCCAGGATGGGGGCGAAGAACGTGATCAGCACGATCGAGAAGAAGGCCCCCACGAACGACGAGGTGAAGGCAGCCGTCAGGGCCTGCCCGCTGTGGCCCTGCCGGGCCAGGGGGTAGCCGTCAAACGTGGTGGCCACCGACCACGGCTCGCCGGGAATGTTGAAGAGCACCGAGGTGATGGCACCGCCGAAGAGGGCGCCCCAGTAGAGCGAGGTCAGCAGAATGATCGCGGAGGTGGGCGGCATCGTAAAGGTCAGGGGCAGCAGAATGGCGACGCCGTTGGCGCCGCCCAGTCCCGGGAGGACCCCAATGATGGTGCCGAGGGTGATCCCGACGACGGCGATGAAGAGGTTGGTCGGCGTGATGGCGACTTGGAAGCCGAGGAGAAGGTTCTCCAGACCCACCGGTCAGTACCCGAACCAGTCCTCGACCGGTCCCTTAGGCATCGGGACCAGAAACCATTTCTCGAAGATGAAGAAGGTGATGACGGGGACGACGATGGAGAGCGCCACGACCGCCCGCCAGTCGTGGCGTCCCACCCACCGCATGTAGAAGCCCAGATAGAACGCCGCCGCCACGTACAGCCCGAGCCCGGTGAGCGGGCCGGGCGGATCGGTGAGCACGATGAAGCCGGCCACCGGCAGCAGCACCTTGAGCACCGGGCGGAGCCGCTCGCGGGTGACGAACGCCTTGGCCGGGCCCCGTACCAGCGCCTGGAGGAAGACCCCCAGCGAGACGCCGATCAGGGTCACCGCCAGCCAGAACGGGAAGAACCCGCTCTGCGGACCCTCGAGTCCCCACCCGACGCCCAGCCGGGCGGCGTCGTAGAGCACGACGCCGCCCAGCAGGGCCAGGACGGCCGCGACGACCAAGTCGGCAAGCCGCATGCTACTTCTTGATTAGCCCGCCCTTCTCCATCAGCTCCTTGTGGAGCTGCTCGGCGCCCTCGACCCACTTGACGTACTCGGCGCCGGTGGCGAACGCGCCCTTGAGCGCGCCCTTGTGCAGGTAGTCCTGGAAGTCCTTGGTGTCGTACACCTTCTTCAGGAAGCCGACGTACCACTGGACGGCGTCCTTGGGCATGTCCGGCGGGCCGAAGATGCCGCGCAGCATGTTGTACTGGATGTCGAGCCCCAGGGCCTCCTTCACCGTCGGGATGTCCTTCCAGTCGGGATCGGGAATGCGCTCGGGGTCGAAGACGGCCAGCGGCCGGACCCGCCCGGCCCTCCAGTGGCTCACGCACTCGATGGGGTTGTTGACGGTCGAGTCCACGTGCTTGCCAACCAGGTTGACGCACACCTCACCGCCCCCCTTGAACGGCACGTAGGTGAACTTCAGCCCCAGCGCCTGCTCGACCTGGACCGTGATGATCTGGTCCTCCTGCTTGGAGCCGGTGCCGCCCATCTTCATGCCCGGGCTCTGCTTCACCGCCGCGACGTACTCCTTGGCGCTCTTGTAGGGCGTCTCGGCATTGACCCATAGGATGAACCGGTCGAGCGCCAGACGGGCGATCGGCGTGTAGTCGCGCCAGCTGAAGGGCGTCCCGGTGGCCAGGGGTGTCGTGAACAGGTTCGACAGCGTGATGATGATGGTGTGGGCGTCGCCCTTCTTCTCCTTCACGTGCACGAAACCCTCGGCGCCTGCTCCTCCCGACTTGTTGACGACGATGAGCGGCCGCGGCGAGAGCTTGTGCTTCTCGGCCAAACCGGCGATGAGCCGGGCCATCTGGTCGGCGCCGCCGCCGGTCCCGGCGGGGATGACGAACTCGATGGGCTTGGTCGGCTCCCAGGCCTCGGCCGGCGGCGCGGCCACGAGCAGCACGAGGAGGGGGAGCCAATTCAGCGGGATGCGGGCGCTGTGTGTCATGACGGTCCTCCTAAGTAGTGCGACGAGTTACCGATAAAACACGGCGGGACCGGACGCCGTTCCGCGCCCGGCCCCGCCGGTGACCGAAGCAACGACCACGCTCTCGAGGCTACTTGGCTACGAGGGCGGCCTTGGTGGCTTCCAGCCGCTTGAACGGCACCACGCCGGGAATCTCCCACTTGTCCCACATCTCGTCGACCTTGGCCTGGAAGTAAGCGAGGTCCTCTTCCGTGAAGTGAGCGAACCGGCCCTGCTTGAGGAGGTACTCCCGGACGGGCTTGCGCTTGCGACCCTCGATGATGGCCTTGGTCTTGCCGTAGTACCTGAGCACGCCGTCGTCGACCTCGTAGAGCGGGAAGATGCCGGTCTCGATCGCCAGCTCGCCCAGCTCGTGGGAGAGCATCGGATCGTAGTCCCAGCCCTTGGGGCAGGGGTCGAGGGAGTGGATGAAGGTCGGGCCGCCGATGGTCAGCGCCCGGCGCACCTTGTTCATCATCTCCACCGCGAACGAGGCGCAGACGGTGGCCACGTAGCGGCACTCGGTATGCCCCGCCGCCAGCATGCCGGCGACGTTCTTCTTCCAGCGCGTGTGGATGATGCGCTTGACCGAGCCGGGCGGGCTGAACGTCGTGTGGGCCCCGTAGGGCGTCATCCCCGACAGCTGGATGTCGGTGTTGGCGTAGGACTCGTTGTCGTACAGCAGAATCAGGCAGTTGTACTCCTTGTGAGTCAGCGTCGCCGAGATGCCGTTGAGGCCCATGTCGGCGCCGCCGCCGTCGCCGCAGAACGCGATCACGTTGATCGGCTCCGACTTCATCTTGCCCTTGTGCATGAGCGCCTTGAGGCCGGCGGCGGTCCCCAGGGCGGCGGCGCCGGAGGAGCCGAGCTGCGTGTGCATCCACGGCACCACCCAGGGC of Candidatus Methylomirabilota bacterium contains these proteins:
- a CDS encoding tripartite tricarboxylate transporter substrate binding protein, which produces MTHSARIPLNWLPLLVLLVAAPPAEAWEPTKPIEFVIPAGTGGGADQMARLIAGLAEKHKLSPRPLIVVNKSGGAGAEGFVHVKEKKGDAHTIIITLSNLFTTPLATGTPFSWRDYTPIARLALDRFILWVNAETPYKSAKEYVAAVKQSPGMKMGGTGSKQEDQIITVQVEQALGLKFTYVPFKGGGEVCVNLVGKHVDSTVNNPIECVSHWRAGRVRPLAVFDPERIPDPDWKDIPTVKEALGLDIQYNMLRGIFGPPDMPKDAVQWYVGFLKKVYDTKDFQDYLHKGALKGAFATGAEYVKWVEGAEQLHKELMEKGGLIKK
- a CDS encoding thiamine pyrophosphate-dependent enzyme, translating into MPETTFTNATQVLEAFKGIKKVTIEEYFTSGHRTCQGCESALVMKLMVKAAGPRTIVLGSTGCMYVANTTYYTTPWVVPWMHTQLGSSGAAALGTAAGLKALMHKGKMKSEPINVIAFCGDGGGADMGLNGISATLTHKEYNCLILLYDNESYANTDIQLSGMTPYGAHTTFSPPGSVKRIIHTRWKKNVAGMLAAGHTECRYVATVCASFAVEMMNKVRRALTIGGPTFIHSLDPCPKGWDYDPMLSHELGELAIETGIFPLYEVDDGVLRYYGKTKAIIEGRKRKPVREYLLKQGRFAHFTEEDLAYFQAKVDEMWDKWEIPGVVPFKRLEATKAALVAK
- a CDS encoding tripartite tricarboxylate transporter permease encodes the protein MGLENLLLGFQVAITPTNLFIAVVGITLGTIIGVLPGLGGANGVAILLPLTFTMPPTSAIILLTSLYWGALFGGAITSVLFNIPGEPWSVATTFDGYPLARQGHSGQALTAAFTSSFVGAFFSIVLITFFAPILAEIALKFGPPEFFAIQFLTFSSFVGLGGGNPLKSLASILIGFILASVGLDIVTGQLRLTFGFTDLMKGFDFIVAVIGLFGIGEILLSVEEGLKFQGARTAMNLRVVLDTWKILPRYYRTFIRGSVIGFWMGFKPGGATPASFMSYAFAKRFSKNPERFGKGEIEGIVAPETAAHAAGVAAMLPMITLGIPGSPTAAVMLGGLIIWGLQPGPMLFVDNPEFVWGLIASMYTGNVIGVLMVLAFVPFFAAILRIPFAILTPLIVIVCAIGSYAVHNSMIDIWYMLIFGVVGYVFKKLDYPLAPLVLALVLGDLAENALRQSLIMSQGSLTIFLTRPIAGAITAVAIFFFLLPAITPWWRRLRGLPAAAPAPRET
- a CDS encoding tripartite tricarboxylate transporter TctB family protein — protein: MRLADLVVAAVLALLGGVVLYDAARLGVGWGLEGPQSGFFPFWLAVTLIGVSLGVFLQALVRGPAKAFVTRERLRPVLKVLLPVAGFIVLTDPPGPLTGLGLYVAAAFYLGFYMRWVGRHDWRAVVALSIVVPVITFFIFEKWFLVPMPKGPVEDWFGY